From the genome of Duffyella gerundensis, one region includes:
- the flhB gene encoding flagellar biosynthesis protein FlhB, translated as MSGDSEEEKTESPTAHRLDKAREEGQIPRSRELTSLLMLVVGLMILWVGGESMARQMAAMLRAGLNFDHSMVNDDKLIIRHIANLISQAIGALVPVFAGLVLVAIAAPMLLGGVVLSGKSLKFDVGKMNPLKGLKRIVAGQAWAELFKGILKSIIVGCVTWFYLRSHWPEMLRLISESPFNALGHGLNMIAVCGLLILLGLIPMVGFDVFWQLYSFFKGLRMTRQEIRDEHKEQDGDPHVKGRIRQQMRAASRRRMMADVPKADVIVTNPTHYAVALAYNEKKMSAPKVLAKGAGEIALRIRELGMEHRIPILEAPPLARALYRHSEIGQHIPGTLYGAVAEVLAWVWQVRRWKREGGLIPKKPNNLPVPAELDFAGEKKNDV; from the coding sequence GTGTCCGGAGATAGCGAAGAGGAAAAAACAGAATCCCCCACGGCTCACCGACTTGATAAAGCACGAGAGGAAGGCCAGATACCGCGTTCGCGCGAGCTGACTTCTCTGCTGATGCTGGTGGTGGGCCTGATGATCCTCTGGGTTGGAGGCGAATCGATGGCGCGCCAGATGGCGGCAATGCTGCGGGCGGGACTCAATTTTGACCACAGTATGGTCAACGACGACAAGCTGATCATCCGCCACATCGCCAACCTGATTAGTCAGGCGATTGGCGCGCTGGTGCCGGTATTTGCCGGGCTGGTGCTGGTGGCGATTGCCGCGCCGATGCTGCTCGGTGGCGTGGTGCTCAGCGGGAAATCGCTCAAGTTTGACGTGGGTAAAATGAACCCGCTGAAAGGCCTGAAGCGTATTGTGGCCGGCCAGGCGTGGGCCGAACTGTTTAAGGGCATCCTGAAGTCAATAATCGTCGGCTGCGTCACCTGGTTTTACCTGCGCAGCCACTGGCCGGAGATGCTGCGTTTGATCAGCGAATCACCGTTCAACGCGCTGGGTCACGGCCTGAATATGATCGCCGTCTGCGGGCTGCTGATTCTGCTTGGGCTGATTCCGATGGTGGGCTTTGACGTCTTCTGGCAGCTCTACAGCTTCTTTAAAGGGTTGCGCATGACCCGCCAGGAGATTCGCGACGAACACAAAGAACAGGATGGCGACCCGCACGTGAAAGGGCGTATTCGCCAACAGATGCGCGCCGCGTCACGTCGCCGCATGATGGCTGATGTGCCGAAGGCGGACGTGATTGTGACCAACCCAACGCACTACGCCGTGGCGCTGGCCTACAACGAGAAGAAGATGAGCGCACCAAAGGTATTGGCAAAAGGCGCCGGAGAGATTGCGCTGCGTATTCGCGAGCTGGGCATGGAGCACCGCATTCCGATTCTGGAGGCACCCCCGCTGGCGCGTGCGCTTTATCGCCACAGTGAGATTGGACAGCATATTCCCGGCACGTTGTATGGCGCGGTCGCGGAAGTGCTGGCCTGGGTCTGGCAGGTGCGACGCTGGAAGCGTGAAGGCGGCCTGATTCCGAAGAAACCAAATAACCTGCCGGTCCCGGCAGAACTCGATTTTGCTGGAGAGAAGAAAAACGATGTCTAA
- a CDS encoding methyl-accepting chemotaxis protein → MLKRIRIVTGLLGVLVLFAVIQLAMGGMFFHTVKADKDNFAFSQQMSNLQRAMGTSWVSLVQARNTLNRAGIQHLQDATSAESVAAVAKLVTLAKSELETADRSMAVFNATLSDEGRTAPDVQALLNDYKAYRQALDELTVFFTTNQFQAFIDQPTQGFQDRMGASYANWQKVINQLMADGVATNESAWQRTIWMLTLVLIVSLSVMLLVWSGMQKLLVAPLKSSIAHIRHIAAGDLTQKIEVESRNEIGELLASLQHMQQELISTVSRVRDGSDAIYTGASEIAAGNNDLSARTEQQAASLEETAASMEQLTATVKQNAENARQASQLALSASETAEKGGSVVAGVVKTMNEIAGSSKKIADIISVIDGIAFQTNILALNAAVEAARAGEQGRGFAVVAGEVRNLAQRSAQAAKEIKSLIQDSVSRVDSGSNQVSVAGATMNDIVNAVTRVTDIMGEIASASDEQSRGIDQIGIAVTEMDQVTQQNASLVQESAAAAASLEDQASRLKQAVSAFNIRKEFGGQAVNQVRESKNPLTVPVLAAGGKSAANANDNWETF, encoded by the coding sequence ATGCTAAAGCGTATTCGTATCGTCACCGGCCTGCTGGGCGTGCTGGTGTTATTCGCTGTTATTCAACTTGCCATGGGCGGCATGTTTTTTCACACCGTAAAAGCGGATAAGGATAATTTTGCTTTTAGCCAACAGATGAGCAACCTGCAACGCGCAATGGGCACCTCATGGGTCTCGCTGGTACAGGCGCGTAACACGCTGAACCGCGCCGGTATTCAACATTTGCAGGATGCAACCTCAGCCGAATCCGTCGCCGCGGTGGCTAAATTGGTCACGCTGGCGAAAAGCGAGCTGGAAACCGCCGATCGTTCGATGGCGGTGTTCAACGCCACGCTGAGCGACGAAGGCCGCACAGCACCGGATGTACAGGCGTTGCTGAACGATTACAAAGCCTATCGTCAGGCGCTGGATGAGCTGACGGTGTTTTTTACCACCAACCAGTTTCAGGCGTTTATCGATCAGCCTACCCAGGGATTTCAGGATCGCATGGGTGCCTCTTATGCCAACTGGCAGAAGGTGATCAATCAGCTGATGGCAGACGGCGTGGCGACCAATGAAAGCGCCTGGCAGCGTACCATCTGGATGCTGACCCTGGTGCTGATCGTCTCGCTGAGCGTAATGTTGCTGGTGTGGAGCGGTATGCAGAAGCTACTGGTCGCGCCGCTGAAAAGCAGCATTGCCCACATTCGCCATATTGCCGCCGGTGATTTGACGCAGAAGATTGAGGTTGAAAGCCGTAACGAAATCGGTGAATTGCTGGCCTCGCTGCAACACATGCAGCAGGAGCTGATCTCTACCGTGAGCCGGGTACGTGACGGATCCGATGCGATCTACACCGGTGCCAGTGAAATTGCCGCCGGTAACAACGATCTTTCCGCCCGTACCGAGCAGCAGGCGGCCTCGCTGGAGGAGACTGCAGCCAGCATGGAGCAGCTCACCGCCACGGTGAAGCAGAACGCCGAGAACGCTCGTCAGGCCTCTCAGCTGGCGCTCAGCGCCTCAGAAACCGCCGAGAAGGGCGGCAGCGTGGTGGCGGGCGTGGTGAAAACCATGAACGAAATCGCCGGCAGCTCGAAAAAGATTGCTGACATCATCAGCGTGATCGACGGCATCGCCTTCCAGACCAACATCCTCGCGCTCAACGCCGCGGTGGAAGCGGCGCGCGCCGGTGAGCAGGGTCGTGGCTTTGCGGTGGTGGCAGGCGAAGTCCGTAACCTGGCGCAGCGCAGTGCTCAGGCAGCAAAAGAGATCAAATCGCTGATTCAGGATTCGGTCAGCCGGGTGGACAGCGGCTCCAACCAGGTCAGCGTCGCCGGTGCAACCATGAACGATATCGTTAATGCCGTAACGCGCGTCACCGACATCATGGGCGAAATCGCCTCGGCGTCGGACGAGCAGAGCCGCGGTATCGACCAGATTGGCATTGCGGTAACCGAGATGGATCAGGTGACGCAGCAGAACGCCTCGCTGGTACAGGAGTCCGCTGCGGCGGCCGCATCGCTCGAAGATCAGGCAAGCCGACTAAAACAAGCGGTCTCCGCGTTCAATATCCGTAAAGAATTCGGCGGCCAGGCCGTTAACCAAGTTAGAGAAAGTAAGAATCCCTTAACTGTGCCGGTTTTAGCCGCTGGCGGTAAGTCCGCCGCGAATGCAAACGACAACTGGGAAACCTTCTGA
- the cheR gene encoding protein-glutamate O-methyltransferase CheR encodes MKKSTLLDQNENTTLLSQMVQRLPLSDTHFRRISQLIYQRAGIVLADHKREMVYNRLVRRLRTLNIDDFGRYLALLESDPNSAEWQAFINALTTNLTAFFREAHHFPILAEHAKKRGGSYSVWSTAASTGEEPYSIAMTLAETLGGGPGKFQVHASDIDTQVLEKAISGVYRQEELRTLSQPQMQRFFLRGTGPHAGMVRARPELTNLVNFSQLNLLGNEWAVPGPFDAIFCRNVMIYFDKETQEKILRRFVPMLKPGGLLFAGHSENFSQISKEFWLRGQTVYGLTKER; translated from the coding sequence ATGAAAAAATCAACGTTACTGGATCAGAATGAGAACACCACTCTGCTCTCACAGATGGTGCAGCGGCTACCGTTGTCTGATACGCACTTTCGTCGTATCAGCCAGCTGATTTACCAGCGTGCCGGCATTGTACTGGCCGACCACAAGCGGGAGATGGTTTACAACCGCCTGGTGCGTCGCCTGCGCACGCTGAACATCGACGACTTTGGTCGTTACCTGGCGCTACTGGAGTCCGATCCGAACAGCGCCGAGTGGCAGGCGTTTATCAATGCGCTGACCACCAACCTGACGGCATTTTTTCGTGAGGCGCACCATTTTCCGATTCTGGCTGAGCATGCGAAAAAACGCGGCGGCAGCTATAGCGTCTGGAGCACGGCGGCCTCAACCGGTGAGGAGCCCTATTCTATCGCCATGACGCTGGCCGAAACGCTGGGCGGTGGACCTGGCAAGTTTCAGGTGCACGCCAGTGATATCGACACCCAGGTGCTTGAGAAGGCGATATCAGGCGTTTACCGTCAGGAAGAGCTGCGTACGCTGTCGCAGCCGCAGATGCAGCGCTTTTTTCTGCGCGGCACCGGCCCGCACGCTGGCATGGTGCGCGCCCGGCCGGAGCTGACCAATCTGGTTAACTTTAGCCAGCTCAACCTGTTGGGCAATGAGTGGGCGGTGCCCGGCCCGTTTGATGCAATTTTTTGCCGCAACGTGATGATCTATTTCGACAAAGAGACACAAGAGAAGATCCTGCGGCGTTTTGTTCCCATGCTGAAACCAGGTGGTTTGCTGTTTGCCGGACACTCAGAAAACTTCAGCCAGATCAGCAAAGAATTTTGGCTGCGTGGCCAGACGGTTTACGGGCTGACTAAGGAAAGATAA
- the cheZ gene encoding protein phosphatase CheZ, which produces MSELQKPSTDAASAQDIIGRIGSLTRMLRDSLRELGLDQAIAEAAEAIPDARDRLDYVVQMTAQAADRALNSVEAAQPHQDALENGAKQLQGRWDEWFENPIELTDARSLVSDTRAYLGEVPTHTSFTNSQLLDIMMAQDFQDLTGQVIKRMMDVIQEIERQLLMVLLENMPEANARQKRDNDSLLNGPQVNAAAPGVVANQDQVDDLLDSLGF; this is translated from the coding sequence ATGAGTGAACTTCAGAAACCATCGACCGATGCGGCGTCTGCACAAGACATCATTGGCCGCATTGGTTCATTAACACGCATGCTGCGCGACAGCCTGCGTGAGTTGGGACTGGACCAGGCGATTGCTGAAGCGGCGGAAGCCATTCCTGATGCGCGTGACCGTCTTGACTACGTGGTGCAGATGACGGCGCAGGCTGCCGATCGTGCACTGAACAGCGTGGAAGCGGCACAGCCTCATCAGGATGCGCTGGAAAACGGTGCGAAACAGCTGCAAGGCCGTTGGGATGAATGGTTTGAGAACCCTATTGAGCTGACGGATGCCCGGTCACTGGTTTCAGATACGCGTGCGTATCTTGGCGAGGTGCCCACTCATACGTCATTTACGAACTCGCAGCTGCTCGACATCATGATGGCGCAGGATTTCCAGGACCTTACCGGTCAGGTAATCAAGCGCATGATGGATGTGATTCAGGAGATCGAGCGTCAGCTGCTGATGGTGCTGTTGGAAAACATGCCGGAAGCGAACGCGCGGCAGAAGCGCGACAACGACAGCCTGCTGAATGGCCCACAGGTCAATGCGGCAGCGCCAGGCGTTGTGGCGAACCAGGACCAGGTTGATGACCTGCTGGACAGCCTCGGATTCTGA
- the cheY gene encoding chemotaxis response regulator CheY — translation MADKNMRFLVVDDFNTMRRIVRNLLKELGFNNVEEAEDGVDALNKLRSGGFDFVVSDWNMPNMDGLELLQTIRADSALNKLPVLMVTAEAKKENIIAAAQAGASGYVVKPFTAATLEEKLGKIFEKLGM, via the coding sequence ATGGCTGACAAGAATATGCGCTTTTTGGTGGTGGACGACTTCAATACGATGCGTCGTATTGTGCGTAACCTGCTGAAAGAGCTGGGCTTCAACAACGTAGAAGAAGCTGAAGATGGCGTTGACGCGTTGAACAAACTGCGCTCAGGCGGCTTTGATTTCGTGGTATCCGACTGGAACATGCCAAACATGGATGGGCTTGAGCTGCTGCAAACCATTCGTGCAGACAGCGCGCTGAACAAGCTGCCGGTGCTGATGGTGACCGCGGAAGCGAAGAAAGAAAATATCATTGCTGCCGCTCAGGCAGGCGCCAGTGGCTACGTTGTTAAACCTTTTACCGCTGCAACCCTTGAAGAGAAGCTGGGCAAGATCTTCGAAAAACTGGGTATGTAA
- a CDS encoding protein-glutamate methylesterase/protein-glutamine glutaminase produces MSKITVMCVDDSALMRQLMTEIINSHPDMEMVATAPDPLVARDLIKQFNPQVLTLDVEMPRMDGLDFLEKLMRLRPMPVVMVSSLTGKGSEITLRALELGAVDFVTKPALGIREGMIAYSQMIADKVRAAARARLQMPAPKGPTVMLKAGPMLSSEKLIAIGSSTGGTEAIRHVLQPLPATSPALLITQHMPPGFTRSFAERLNKLCQITVKEAEDGERILPGHAYIAPGAMHMELARSGANYQVKLNDGPPVNRHKPSVDVLFKSVAIHAGRNAVGVILTGMGNDGAAGMLEMHRAGAWTIAQNEASCVVFGMPREAIALGGASEVVDLHQISQHMLAKISAGQALRI; encoded by the coding sequence ATGAGCAAAATCACCGTAATGTGTGTTGATGACTCTGCGCTGATGCGTCAGCTGATGACCGAGATCATTAACAGTCATCCGGACATGGAAATGGTGGCAACCGCGCCAGATCCTCTGGTGGCGCGGGATCTGATTAAGCAGTTCAACCCGCAGGTGCTGACGCTTGATGTTGAAATGCCGCGCATGGATGGGCTCGATTTTCTTGAAAAACTGATGCGTTTGCGGCCGATGCCGGTGGTGATGGTCTCCTCGCTGACCGGTAAAGGTTCAGAAATTACGTTGCGGGCGCTGGAGCTGGGCGCGGTGGATTTTGTCACCAAACCGGCGCTGGGCATCCGCGAAGGCATGATCGCCTATAGCCAGATGATCGCCGATAAAGTGCGTGCCGCGGCCCGTGCCCGTTTGCAGATGCCCGCGCCGAAAGGGCCGACGGTGATGCTGAAAGCGGGACCGATGCTCAGCAGCGAGAAGCTGATTGCTATCGGCTCCTCAACCGGCGGCACCGAGGCGATTCGTCATGTGTTGCAGCCGCTGCCGGCTACCAGCCCGGCGCTGCTGATTACGCAGCACATGCCGCCTGGTTTTACCCGCTCGTTTGCCGAGCGGCTGAACAAGCTGTGCCAGATTACGGTGAAAGAGGCGGAGGATGGCGAACGTATTCTGCCCGGCCACGCCTACATCGCACCGGGTGCGATGCACATGGAGCTGGCACGCAGCGGCGCCAACTATCAGGTGAAGCTGAACGATGGCCCGCCGGTCAACCGGCACAAACCGTCAGTCGACGTACTGTTTAAGTCGGTGGCGATCCACGCGGGGCGTAACGCCGTAGGTGTGATCCTCACCGGCATGGGTAACGACGGCGCGGCGGGCATGCTGGAAATGCATCGCGCTGGCGCCTGGACCATCGCCCAGAATGAGGCGAGTTGTGTGGTATTCGGCATGCCGCGAGAAGCGATCGCTCTCGGGGGAGCCAGTGAAGTGGTGGACTTACACCAAATCAGTCAGCACATGCTGGCAAAAATTAGCGCCGGACAGGCTCTGCGTATTTAG